One Paraburkholderia sp. HP33-1 genomic region harbors:
- the phnG gene encoding phosphonate C-P lyase system protein PhnG, translated as MSPTSVPPSSAPRRAWMAVLARTARTDLEAALQRALQGQPAPAYDWLRPPEIGLAMVRGRIGGSGDPFNLGEATVTRATLRLRASGDAEATVGVACHLGRDRRRAELAALADALLQMPEHHDSLQRHLIEPFAAQQQARRVQQQQDAATTRVEFFTMVRGD; from the coding sequence ATGAGCCCGACTTCCGTCCCCCCCTCTTCGGCACCGCGCCGCGCCTGGATGGCCGTGCTGGCCCGCACGGCGCGCACCGACCTCGAAGCCGCGCTACAGCGCGCGCTGCAAGGCCAACCCGCCCCCGCCTACGACTGGCTCCGTCCCCCTGAAATCGGCCTCGCGATGGTGCGCGGGCGTATCGGCGGCAGCGGCGATCCGTTTAATCTCGGCGAAGCGACCGTCACGCGCGCCACGCTGCGTCTGCGTGCCAGCGGCGACGCTGAGGCCACCGTCGGCGTGGCCTGCCATCTGGGACGCGACCGGCGTCGCGCCGAACTCGCCGCGCTCGCCGATGCGTTGCTGCAAATGCCCGAGCATCATGACAGCCTGCAGCGCCACCTGATCGAGCCGTTCGCCGCGCAGCAGCAAGCCCGGCGCGTGCAACAGCAACAGGACGCCGCGACGACGCGGGTCGAATTCTTCACGATGGTGCGGGGCGACTGA
- the phnH gene encoding phosphonate C-P lyase system protein PhnH: protein MEHSPIALSTLTPGFADPVHDTQAVFRTLLDALSRPGTIGVIGDVLPELRNTPAEPAAFAALLTLCDYATPVWLAQPDTALASALRFHTGAPLVDAPGEAAFVYLQDANALPSLESFAPGSAESPEQSATLLIRVDALTGGAPVTLSGPGILDTETISPDGLPTRFWQERAMLAPLFPCGIDCYLVCGQRVIGLPRTTDAKVN from the coding sequence ATGGAACATTCACCAATTGCTTTGTCCACACTGACGCCGGGATTCGCGGACCCAGTCCACGATACCCAGGCCGTTTTCCGTACGCTGCTCGACGCGTTGTCGCGGCCCGGCACGATCGGCGTGATCGGCGACGTGCTGCCTGAGTTGCGCAATACGCCGGCCGAACCCGCTGCGTTCGCAGCGCTGCTCACGCTCTGCGACTACGCAACACCGGTCTGGCTCGCGCAGCCCGATACCGCGCTCGCGTCGGCGTTGCGTTTTCATACCGGCGCACCGCTCGTCGATGCACCCGGCGAAGCCGCGTTCGTGTATCTGCAAGATGCCAACGCACTGCCGTCGCTCGAAAGCTTCGCGCCCGGCAGCGCCGAGTCGCCCGAACAATCAGCCACGCTGCTGATCCGCGTCGACGCGCTGACGGGCGGCGCACCGGTCACGCTGAGCGGTCCCGGCATTCTGGATACCGAAACAATTTCTCCCGACGGTCTTCCTACGCGGTTCTGGCAGGAACGCGCGATGCTCGCACCGCTGTTTCCGTGCGGAATCGACTGTTATCTGGTTTGCGGCCAGCGCGTGATCGGCCTGCCGCGCACAACTGACGCGAAGGTGAACTGA
- a CDS encoding carbon-phosphorus lyase complex subunit PhnI produces the protein MYVAVKGGERAIEASWRLLDKARRGDTRIAELSVAQIREQLRLAVARVMTEGSVYDEELAALAIKQAAGDLVEAIFLLRAYRTTLPRFGYTRAIDTETMHVERRISATFKDLPGGQLLGATYDYTQRLLDFALLADGEDVQQEVTRGGVPVSIEPPAPESMPRVVSLLDKEGLIEQERPTPDGAQPGDLSREPLAFPASRATRLQNLARGDEGFLLAMGYATQRGYAHSHPFAGEIRFGTIEVEMDLDELGGAVDIGDIDITECQMINQFAGSGAVPPAFTQGYGLAFGHSERKAMAMALVDRALRAEELGETLASPTQDIEFMLSHSDNVEASGFVQHLKLPHYVDFQAELELVRRLRSRHQGNDEPSHVTGKEQTA, from the coding sequence ATGTACGTTGCCGTCAAAGGTGGAGAACGCGCGATCGAAGCGTCGTGGCGCCTGCTCGACAAAGCGCGCCGCGGCGATACGCGGATCGCCGAACTGAGCGTCGCGCAGATTCGCGAGCAGTTGCGGCTCGCGGTCGCGCGCGTGATGACCGAGGGCTCGGTCTACGACGAGGAACTCGCCGCGCTCGCCATCAAGCAGGCGGCGGGCGATCTGGTCGAAGCGATCTTCCTGCTGCGTGCGTATCGCACCACGTTGCCGCGCTTCGGCTATACGCGCGCGATCGATACCGAAACGATGCACGTCGAGCGTCGCATCTCGGCGACCTTCAAGGACTTGCCCGGCGGCCAACTGCTCGGCGCGACCTATGACTACACGCAGCGCCTGCTCGATTTCGCCTTGCTCGCGGATGGTGAGGACGTGCAGCAAGAGGTGACGCGCGGCGGCGTGCCGGTTTCGATAGAACCGCCCGCGCCGGAATCGATGCCGCGCGTCGTGTCGCTGCTCGACAAGGAAGGCCTGATCGAACAGGAGCGCCCGACACCCGACGGCGCACAACCCGGCGATCTGTCGCGCGAACCGCTCGCATTTCCCGCAAGCCGCGCGACGCGCCTGCAGAATCTCGCGCGTGGCGACGAAGGCTTTCTGCTCGCGATGGGCTACGCGACGCAACGCGGCTACGCGCACTCGCATCCGTTCGCGGGTGAGATCCGCTTCGGCACGATCGAGGTCGAAATGGACCTCGACGAACTCGGCGGAGCCGTCGACATCGGCGATATCGACATCACCGAATGCCAGATGATCAACCAGTTCGCAGGCAGCGGCGCGGTGCCGCCCGCCTTCACGCAAGGCTACGGTCTCGCGTTCGGCCACTCGGAGCGCAAGGCGATGGCGATGGCGCTCGTCGATCGCGCGTTGCGAGCCGAAGAACTTGGCGAGACGCTCGCGTCACCGACACAGGACATCGAATTCATGCTCTCGCACAGCGATAACGTCGAGGCGTCGGGCTTCGTCCAGCACCTGAAGCTGCCGCATTACGTCGACTTCCAGGCGGAGCTGGAACTGGTTCGGCGCTTGCGCTCACGGCATCAAGGCAACGATGAACCAAGCCACGTCACCGGCAAGGAGCAGACAGCATGA
- a CDS encoding alpha-D-ribose 1-methylphosphonate 5-phosphate C-P-lyase PhnJ has protein sequence MNAPDTAVANTSYDSAAHGYNFAYLDEQTKRMLRRALLKAVAVPGYQVPFASREMPLPFGWGTGGIQVTAAIIGRNDTLKVIDQGSDETTNAVNIRRFFARTTGVATTRRTSEATIIQTRHRIPETPLNERQILVYQVPMPEPLYRLEPRVAECRKLHALADYGLISVKLYEDIVHHGSIATTYDYPVIVNHRYLSSPSPIPKFDNPKMHMNASLQLFGAGRERRIHAIPPYTAVRSLDFDDHPFEVQKWQHACALCGSKESFLDEMIVDDAGTRMFVCSDSDYCHERRGDGDGDTESQAPLPRATREGESA, from the coding sequence ATGAACGCGCCCGACACCGCTGTTGCAAACACGTCATACGACAGCGCCGCACACGGCTACAACTTCGCGTACCTCGACGAGCAGACCAAGCGCATGCTGCGCCGCGCGCTGCTGAAGGCAGTCGCCGTGCCCGGCTACCAGGTGCCGTTCGCATCGCGCGAAATGCCGTTGCCATTCGGCTGGGGCACCGGCGGCATCCAGGTGACGGCCGCGATCATCGGCCGCAACGACACGCTGAAGGTCATCGACCAGGGCTCCGACGAAACCACCAACGCGGTCAATATCCGCCGCTTCTTCGCGCGCACCACGGGTGTCGCGACCACGCGGCGCACGAGCGAGGCGACGATCATCCAGACGCGCCACCGGATTCCCGAAACACCGCTGAACGAGCGGCAGATTCTCGTCTATCAGGTGCCGATGCCCGAGCCGCTGTACCGGCTCGAACCGCGCGTCGCCGAATGCAGGAAGCTGCATGCGCTGGCCGACTACGGACTGATCAGCGTGAAGCTCTATGAGGACATCGTGCATCACGGCAGCATCGCGACCACATACGACTATCCGGTGATCGTCAATCATCGCTATCTGAGCTCGCCCTCGCCGATCCCGAAGTTCGACAATCCGAAGATGCATATGAACGCCTCGCTGCAACTGTTCGGCGCAGGCCGCGAGCGGCGCATTCACGCGATTCCGCCCTATACGGCGGTGCGCAGCCTTGACTTCGACGATCATCCGTTCGAGGTGCAGAAGTGGCAGCACGCATGCGCGCTGTGCGGATCGAAGGAAAGCTTTCTCGACGAGATGATCGTCGACGACGCGGGCACGCGCATGTTCGTTTGCTCGGATAGCGACTACTGCCACGAGCGGCGCGGCGATGGCGATGGCGATACCGAATCGCAAGCACCGTTGCCGCGCGCCACGCGCGAAGGAGAGTCCGCATGA
- the phnK gene encoding phosphonate C-P lyase system protein PhnK, translating to MRPLLSARALTKQYDGRNGCRNVSFDLCPGEVLCIVGESGSGKTTLLNTLALRTEADSGSLHYTASHGDSLDLRALSEPRRRLLMRTEWGFVQQNPRDGLRSGVSAGANIGEPLMAVGARHYGEIRRTATQWMERVELDPTRIDEFPAAFSGGMQQRLQIARNLVTGPRLVFMDEPTAGLDVSVQARLLDLLRTLTSTLHLSVLIVTHDIGVARLLAHRLMVMQAGEVVEAGLTDQVLDDPQHPYTQTLVSSVLPV from the coding sequence ATGAGGCCGCTCCTGAGCGCACGCGCGCTCACCAAACAGTATGACGGCCGCAATGGTTGCCGCAACGTGAGCTTCGACCTGTGTCCGGGCGAGGTGCTGTGCATCGTCGGCGAATCGGGCTCGGGCAAGACCACGCTGCTCAACACGCTGGCGCTGAGGACCGAGGCCGATAGCGGCTCACTGCACTACACCGCGTCGCATGGCGACTCGCTCGATCTGCGCGCGCTGTCCGAGCCGCGCCGCCGTCTGTTGATGCGCACCGAGTGGGGCTTCGTGCAGCAGAATCCGCGCGACGGCCTGCGCAGCGGCGTATCGGCCGGCGCCAACATCGGCGAGCCGTTGATGGCGGTCGGCGCGCGCCACTACGGCGAGATTCGCCGCACGGCCACGCAATGGATGGAGCGCGTCGAGCTCGACCCGACGCGCATCGACGAATTCCCCGCCGCGTTTTCGGGCGGCATGCAGCAGCGTCTGCAGATCGCGCGCAATCTCGTCACCGGTCCGCGTCTCGTGTTCATGGATGAACCGACCGCCGGTCTCGACGTCTCCGTGCAGGCGCGTCTGCTCGATCTGCTGCGCACGTTGACGTCGACGCTGCATCTGTCGGTGCTGATCGTCACGCACGATATCGGTGTCGCGCGTCTGCTCGCGCATCGGCTGATGGTGATGCAGGCGGGCGAAGTCGTCGAGGCCGGCTTGACCGATCAGGTCCTCGACGATCCTCAGCACCCTTATACGCAAACGCTGGTTTCCTCGGTTCTGCCGGTTTGA
- the phnL gene encoding phosphonate C-P lyase system protein PhnL: MRSTDAAIDAGAERAFADNAALMLRAAGIGKTFTLHGQGGVRIDALADVSLEVERGECVVLVGPSGAGKSTLLRCLYGNYLASTGSIAIRDTSGQGQPVTITGAEPRDVLRLRRGVVGYVSQFLRVIPRVPTLALVAEPLVLHGIAEHEASARAAELLARLNVPERLWALAPATFSGGEQQRVNIARGLIAEHPLLLLDEPTASLDAENREVVADLIVEARERGAAIVGIFHDEQTRNKVATRRLELRPPQRH, translated from the coding sequence ATGCGATCCACTGATGCAGCAATTGATGCAGGCGCCGAGCGAGCGTTCGCCGACAACGCGGCGCTGATGCTGCGCGCCGCCGGCATCGGCAAGACCTTCACGCTGCACGGCCAGGGCGGCGTGCGGATCGACGCGCTCGCGGACGTGTCGCTCGAGGTCGAGCGCGGTGAATGCGTGGTGCTGGTCGGGCCGTCCGGCGCGGGCAAGAGTACGCTGCTGCGCTGTCTGTACGGCAACTATCTGGCGAGCACCGGCTCGATCGCGATTCGCGACACGAGCGGTCAGGGCCAGCCCGTCACGATCACCGGTGCCGAACCGCGCGACGTGCTGCGTCTGCGCCGCGGCGTGGTCGGCTACGTCAGCCAGTTCTTGCGCGTGATTCCGCGCGTGCCGACGCTTGCGCTCGTCGCCGAGCCGCTCGTGTTGCACGGCATCGCCGAACACGAAGCCAGTGCCCGTGCCGCTGAATTGCTCGCGCGGCTGAACGTGCCGGAGCGTCTGTGGGCGCTCGCGCCCGCGACGTTTTCGGGCGGCGAGCAGCAGCGCGTGAACATCGCGCGCGGCTTGATCGCCGAACATCCGCTGTTGCTGCTCGACGAACCGACCGCGTCGCTCGATGCGGAAAACCGCGAGGTGGTGGCCGATCTGATCGTCGAGGCGCGCGAGCGCGGCGCCGCGATCGTTGGTATCTTTCACGACGAACAGACGCGCAACAAGGTCGCGACGCGCCGCCTGGAACTGCGGCCGCCGCAGCGGCACTAA
- a CDS encoding alpha-D-ribose 1-methylphosphonate 5-triphosphate diphosphatase produces the protein MLISNARIVTRDEVFMGAVRVEDGVIRDVERGASSTRDAEDWDGDYLLPGLIELHTDNLEKHLVPRPGVEWNTDAAFVIHDAQVAAAGITTVFDALAIGSRSNVGLRNRDVQTQCADSLLRLSARQLLRAEHFLHLRCEIATADVLEVFDSLCAHPLLRLASVMDHTPGQRQWHDHEQWRRYQERNGKMSDERVATALAELAVEQERYADTHRREIVERCRRLGIPLASHDDTLIEHVEQAKAEGIVLAEFPTTRVAAQAAREHGIATIMGAPNIVRGGSHSGNVSALELARADLLDILSSDYVPSSLLAAVFDLVEKAGWSLPRAMATVSAEPARTVGLTDRGAIEPGLRADLVRVTMLDKLPVPRATYRGGVRIV, from the coding sequence ATGTTGATCAGCAACGCTCGCATCGTGACGCGAGACGAAGTATTCATGGGCGCCGTGCGCGTCGAAGACGGCGTGATTCGCGACGTCGAACGCGGCGCGAGTTCGACACGCGACGCCGAAGACTGGGACGGCGATTATCTGCTGCCCGGTCTGATCGAACTGCACACGGACAACCTCGAAAAGCATCTCGTGCCGCGTCCCGGCGTCGAATGGAATACCGACGCGGCCTTCGTGATCCACGACGCGCAGGTCGCCGCCGCCGGCATCACGACGGTGTTCGACGCGCTCGCGATCGGCTCGCGCTCGAACGTCGGCCTGCGTAACCGCGACGTGCAAACGCAATGCGCCGATTCGCTGCTGCGGCTGTCCGCGCGTCAACTGCTGCGCGCCGAGCACTTTCTGCATCTGCGCTGCGAGATCGCGACCGCCGACGTGCTCGAGGTCTTCGATTCGCTGTGCGCGCATCCGCTGCTGCGACTCGCATCGGTGATGGACCATACGCCGGGCCAGCGCCAATGGCACGACCACGAGCAATGGCGCCGCTACCAGGAGCGCAACGGCAAGATGAGCGATGAACGTGTCGCGACCGCACTCGCCGAGCTTGCGGTCGAACAGGAGCGTTACGCGGATACGCACCGCCGCGAGATCGTCGAGCGTTGCCGGCGACTCGGCATTCCACTCGCGAGCCACGACGACACACTGATCGAGCACGTCGAACAGGCGAAGGCCGAGGGCATCGTGCTCGCCGAATTCCCGACCACGCGCGTCGCCGCGCAGGCCGCGCGCGAGCACGGCATCGCGACGATCATGGGCGCGCCGAATATCGTGCGCGGCGGCTCGCATTCGGGCAACGTGTCGGCGCTCGAACTCGCGCGAGCGGATCTGCTCGACATCCTGTCGTCGGATTACGTGCCGTCGAGCTTGCTGGCCGCGGTGTTCGATCTCGTCGAAAAAGCGGGCTGGTCGCTGCCGCGCGCAATGGCGACGGTCTCCGCCGAACCGGCGCGCACCGTGGGCCTGACGGACCGCGGGGCGATCGAGCCAGGCTTGCGCGCGGACCTCGTGCGCGTGACGATGCTCGACAAGCTGCCGGTGCCGCGTGCGACTTATCGAGGTGGGGTGCGGATTGTTTGA
- a CDS encoding diguanylate cyclase domain-containing protein, whose product MLHRGLTFKLSVLLACIGVLASGATGYYAYCANRTMLVNEAQHSLQTSTELLGQRIAVSIDDVAADALVLATMPSSVSVAQTDDGIGPSEGRERLAQVYSSFMLHHPEYLQVRLITQQHHGLELIRFDRDSDGLVRVEGNDLQEKAQFPYVFETLAFSPGRIYTSPIAVNHEYGTHAAQGKPTLRLGTPIADARGTVVGVVVLDVDLAGMLRRLQSDLPSDYQVYLANEWGDFLVHPDPSKTFGFDRGRRVLMQDSFPITKPLFEPQRSEALVNGLAGACEASGHVLAFVRRPFGGSEGNRFIVLGLAKPLEDVLAGANQLGTRIIRMVLVFSALSVLLAILFARALTKPLHLLAHAATHLFAEHAMHTLPLKRTDEIGVLARCFERLRREIRAQMDALHSKQSELVHLASHDVLTGLPNRMLFMQKLESAIEEAKFRGEGLAVLFVDLDRFKQINDQFGHSVGDKVLVAVARRLKDVLYAGDVVARLGGDEFIVLIEGPRAAEVTPAIAAVIMDALNETLIVDGNSMTVGASIGISEFPHDSGNAEELLLNADAAMYAAKSGGRCAYLRYRDLLAMRLDEQAREHARAQLAQARAAQDAIEGREPEPTA is encoded by the coding sequence ATGCTGCACCGCGGCCTGACCTTCAAGCTGTCCGTGTTGCTCGCGTGCATCGGCGTGCTGGCGTCGGGCGCGACCGGCTATTACGCGTATTGCGCGAATCGCACGATGCTCGTCAACGAAGCGCAGCACAGCCTGCAGACTTCGACGGAGCTGCTCGGTCAGCGCATCGCCGTGTCGATCGACGATGTCGCGGCGGACGCGCTCGTGCTCGCGACGATGCCGTCGTCGGTGAGCGTCGCACAGACCGACGACGGCATCGGCCCGAGCGAAGGCCGCGAGCGGCTCGCGCAGGTGTATTCGAGTTTTATGCTGCATCACCCGGAATATCTGCAGGTGCGGCTGATCACGCAGCAACATCACGGGCTCGAACTGATCCGTTTTGATCGCGACAGCGACGGCCTCGTGCGCGTCGAGGGCAACGATCTGCAGGAAAAAGCCCAGTTTCCCTATGTATTCGAAACGCTCGCGTTTTCGCCGGGGCGCATCTACACGTCGCCGATCGCGGTCAATCACGAATACGGCACGCATGCGGCGCAAGGCAAGCCGACGCTGCGTCTCGGCACGCCGATCGCGGACGCGCGCGGCACGGTGGTCGGCGTCGTCGTGCTCGACGTCGATCTGGCCGGCATGTTGCGGCGTTTGCAGAGCGATCTGCCGAGCGACTATCAGGTCTATCTGGCCAACGAGTGGGGCGATTTCCTGGTTCATCCCGACCCGTCGAAGACCTTCGGATTCGACCGCGGCCGACGCGTGCTGATGCAGGACAGCTTCCCGATTACGAAGCCACTGTTCGAGCCGCAACGCAGCGAGGCACTCGTCAACGGTCTCGCGGGCGCCTGCGAGGCGTCCGGGCACGTGCTCGCGTTCGTGCGCCGGCCGTTCGGCGGCTCGGAGGGCAACCGCTTCATCGTGCTCGGTCTCGCGAAGCCGCTCGAAGACGTGCTGGCCGGCGCGAATCAGCTTGGCACGCGGATCATTCGCATGGTGCTGGTGTTCAGCGCATTGTCGGTGCTGCTGGCGATCCTGTTCGCGCGAGCACTGACCAAGCCGCTGCATCTGCTCGCGCATGCGGCGACGCATCTGTTCGCCGAGCATGCGATGCACACACTGCCGCTCAAGCGCACCGACGAAATCGGCGTGCTCGCGCGCTGTTTCGAGCGTTTGCGCCGCGAAATTCGCGCGCAGATGGACGCGCTGCACAGCAAGCAGAGCGAGCTCGTGCATCTCGCATCGCACGACGTGCTGACCGGCCTGCCGAACCGCATGCTGTTCATGCAGAAGCTCGAAAGCGCGATCGAGGAGGCGAAATTCCGCGGCGAAGGGCTCGCCGTGCTGTTCGTCGACCTCGACCGCTTCAAGCAGATCAACGATCAGTTCGGCCACTCGGTCGGCGACAAGGTGCTGGTCGCGGTCGCGCGCCGCCTGAAGGACGTGCTGTATGCGGGCGACGTGGTCGCGCGGCTCGGCGGCGACGAATTCATCGTGTTGATCGAAGGGCCGCGCGCGGCGGAGGTCACGCCCGCGATCGCCGCGGTCATCATGGACGCGCTCAACGAAACGCTGATCGTCGACGGCAATAGCATGACGGTTGGCGCGAGCATCGGCATCAGCGAGTTCCCGCACGACAGCGGCAATGCCGAGGAACTGCTGCTGAACGCCGACGCCGCGATGTATGCAGCGAAATCGGGCGGACGTTGCGCGTATCTGCGCTATCGGGATCTGCTCGCGATGCGGCTCGACGAGCAGGCGCGGGAGCATGCCAGAGCCCAACTCGCGCAGGCGCGCGCCGCCCAGGATGCGATCGAGGGGCGCGAGCCGGAGCCCACGGCGTGA
- a CDS encoding extracellular solute-binding protein, with protein MHAKFKADQTGRCRQAFKRQIASARARAALLQRRFFGGFLSSDSSGFSALGAAGFGAAILSGLLPFLIGVVLCAGFGATTSAAAADKVLRVLAWPGYADPDVVKAFEARYDAKVEVTLVDSDEALWAQMHSKDTPPFDVLAANTAEIRRYTQANLLAPLDLASLPNTKKQLPRFQALGSIDGLTSAGKVYAIPFTYSSMGLIYDRRQIPVAPRSMLELWNPRYRGKVLDFNSAQHNFSFTALALGYPHPFQLDSAQMRAIAHKLVDLRRNLLTYYTLPEEATAFFIQHKAALMFGNYGTQQVELLRRAGADVGYVIPDEGALAWLDCWSMTRSASDRPLALAWINYMLEPGVSGLLTQRQGLANTLTEPAEGSANAHIVWISPVEDIERREKLWVRIVSGDRSERF; from the coding sequence ATGCACGCGAAGTTCAAGGCGGATCAAACGGGCCGTTGTAGACAGGCTTTTAAGCGACAAATCGCGAGCGCGCGGGCGCGCGCGGCCTTATTGCAGCGCAGGTTTTTTGGCGGATTTTTGTCGAGCGATTCATCCGGATTTTCGGCGCTTGGCGCAGCCGGATTTGGGGCCGCCATTCTTTCCGGGCTTTTGCCATTTCTAATTGGCGTAGTCCTGTGCGCGGGTTTCGGCGCGACGACGTCCGCCGCGGCCGCCGACAAAGTGCTGCGCGTGCTCGCGTGGCCCGGCTACGCGGACCCGGACGTCGTGAAGGCATTCGAAGCGCGCTACGACGCGAAGGTCGAGGTCACGCTCGTCGATTCCGACGAAGCGCTGTGGGCGCAGATGCACAGCAAGGACACGCCGCCGTTCGACGTGCTCGCCGCCAACACCGCCGAAATCCGCCGCTATACGCAGGCGAATCTGCTTGCGCCGCTCGATCTCGCGAGTCTGCCGAACACGAAGAAGCAGTTGCCGCGTTTCCAGGCGCTCGGCTCGATCGACGGCCTGACGTCGGCGGGCAAGGTGTACGCGATTCCTTTTACGTACTCGTCGATGGGGCTCATCTACGATCGCCGGCAGATTCCGGTCGCGCCGCGTTCAATGCTCGAGCTGTGGAACCCGCGCTATCGCGGCAAGGTGCTCGACTTCAATAGCGCGCAGCACAACTTCTCGTTTACCGCGCTCGCGCTCGGCTATCCGCATCCGTTTCAACTCGACTCCGCGCAGATGCGCGCGATCGCGCACAAGCTCGTCGATCTGCGCCGCAACCTGCTGACCTATTACACGCTGCCCGAGGAGGCGACCGCGTTCTTCATCCAGCACAAGGCCGCGCTGATGTTCGGCAACTACGGTACGCAGCAGGTGGAGTTGCTGCGCCGCGCGGGCGCGGACGTCGGCTACGTGATTCCGGACGAGGGCGCGCTCGCGTGGCTCGATTGCTGGTCGATGACGCGCTCGGCGAGCGACAGGCCGCTCGCGCTCGCGTGGATCAACTACATGCTCGAGCCGGGCGTGAGCGGGTTGCTCACGCAGCGGCAGGGGCTCGCGAACACGCTGACCGAACCCGCGGAAGGCAGCGCCAACGCGCATATCGTCTGGATCAGCCCGGTCGAGGATATCGAGCGCCGCGAGAAACTGTGGGTGCGGATCGTGTCGGGCGACCGTTCGGAGCGCTTCTGA
- a CDS encoding ABC transporter substrate-binding protein — protein MKKLLAALTVALLATVSIGAHAKDWSTIRFGVDASYPPFESKGADGKLIGFDIDLGNEICKRVGAKCVWVENDFDGMIPALKAKKFDGVLSSMSMTPQRAEQIAFSSKLFNTPTRLVAKKGSGILPTAESLKGKTVGVEQGTIQETYAKTYWEPAGTKVVPYQNQDQVYADLISGRLDAALQDAVQADIGFLKTPRGAGFVFVGKDIDDPKILGSGAGIGMRKEDTDLKAKVDKAIADMIKDGTYKKIEKKYFDFDVYGS, from the coding sequence GTGAAAAAACTGCTAGCGGCTTTGACGGTCGCTCTGCTTGCCACCGTCTCGATTGGCGCACACGCTAAGGATTGGTCGACGATCCGTTTTGGTGTTGACGCCAGCTATCCCCCGTTCGAGTCGAAAGGCGCGGACGGCAAGCTCATTGGCTTCGATATCGACCTCGGCAACGAAATCTGCAAACGCGTGGGTGCGAAGTGCGTGTGGGTGGAAAACGACTTCGACGGCATGATCCCTGCGCTGAAGGCGAAGAAGTTCGACGGCGTGCTGTCGTCGATGTCGATGACGCCGCAACGCGCCGAACAGATCGCCTTCTCGTCGAAGCTGTTCAACACGCCGACGCGCCTCGTCGCGAAGAAGGGCTCGGGCATCCTGCCGACCGCCGAATCGCTGAAGGGCAAGACGGTTGGCGTCGAACAGGGCACGATCCAGGAAACCTACGCGAAGACCTACTGGGAACCGGCGGGCACGAAAGTCGTGCCGTACCAGAACCAGGACCAGGTCTACGCCGACCTGATCTCGGGCCGTCTGGACGCAGCGCTGCAGGACGCGGTGCAGGCTGACATCGGCTTCCTGAAGACGCCGCGCGGCGCGGGCTTCGTGTTCGTCGGCAAGGACATCGACGATCCGAAGATCCTCGGCAGCGGCGCCGGCATCGGCATGCGCAAGGAAGACACCGATCTGAAAGCGAAGGTCGACAAGGCAATCGCCGACATGATCAAGGACGGCACCTACAAGAAGATCGAGAAGAAGTACTTCGACTTCGACGTGTACGGCAGCTAA